Proteins from a single region of Flavobacterium sp. K5-23:
- the mce gene encoding methylmalonyl-CoA epimerase, translating into MRKIEHIGIAVKDLEVSNLVFEKLFGAPAYKSEEVESEGVSTSFFQSGPNKIELLAATNPDSPIAKFIAKKGEGIHHIAFDVEDIVSEIERLKNEGFVVLNETPKKGADNKLVAFLHPKSTNGVLIELCQEIK; encoded by the coding sequence ATGAGAAAAATAGAACACATAGGAATTGCGGTAAAGGATTTAGAAGTTTCGAATTTAGTTTTCGAAAAATTATTTGGCGCGCCAGCTTATAAATCCGAAGAAGTGGAAAGCGAAGGAGTATCAACTTCTTTTTTTCAAAGCGGTCCCAATAAAATCGAATTATTGGCGGCTACTAATCCTGATAGTCCAATCGCTAAATTTATTGCAAAAAAAGGAGAGGGAATTCATCATATTGCTTTTGATGTTGAAGATATCGTATCGGAAATAGAGCGATTGAAAAACGAAGGCTTTGTTGTTTTGAATGAAACACCAAAAAAAGGCGCCGACAACAAGTTGGTCGCCTTCTTGCACCCCAAAAGCACTAATGGTGTATTGATTGAATTGTGTCAAGAGATAAAATAA
- a CDS encoding Ig-like domain-containing protein yields the protein MLKNIPTYIFILFTLLLTSCAKRGSITGGAKDTIAPVLKISFPKNYSVNFKGDEIKLVFDENIKLKNLNKQLIISPPMAHEPIISPTSASKFITIKLKDTLQANTTYSFNFGQSIADNNEGNPYNQFKYVFSTGDHIDSLALGGRIKDALNKEVDSFVSILLYEVNSTFKDSAIYSANPRYITNTLDSLKTFKLDNLKAGKYLLVALKDRNNNNKFNPKEEKIGFIKHYINIPNDTIFELELFKETLPFKSFKPSQASGNRMIMGYEGKKITSDSKPKITLKNGKTIIPTLITQLPKKDSIQIWFKPMKADSLNINVTKDKFTTDYPFKIKELKADTLSISSMQNNTLNFRDRYTLETTTPLTKVDNSKIKLTNKLGVSVDFTTQKDEFNQRLYLDFKKEVDEKYTFSFLPGAFTDFFEQSNDSLTYKITTKNTTDYGNLRVTLQNVKHFPVIVELTNDKGEVIASEYSEENTTIDFNLLEPALFTLRLIYDENKNKEYDPGNYLEKRYSEEVIYFSKEIDIRANWDVTQAFDLSIPYTPEPKKKTDKK from the coding sequence ATGTTGAAAAATATCCCTACCTATATATTCATACTTTTTACTCTTTTATTGACTAGTTGCGCAAAAAGGGGCTCTATTACTGGAGGAGCAAAAGATACAATCGCACCTGTTTTAAAAATAAGCTTCCCGAAAAATTACAGTGTCAACTTTAAAGGAGACGAAATCAAATTAGTTTTTGACGAAAACATCAAACTTAAAAACTTAAACAAGCAATTGATTATTTCGCCACCGATGGCGCACGAACCTATAATATCACCAACATCAGCAAGCAAGTTCATTACGATTAAACTGAAAGACACTTTACAAGCTAACACAACTTACAGTTTCAACTTTGGTCAAAGTATAGCCGATAATAATGAGGGCAATCCATACAATCAGTTCAAATACGTGTTTTCTACAGGAGACCATATTGACTCTTTGGCTCTTGGAGGCCGAATAAAAGATGCCCTTAATAAAGAAGTGGATTCTTTTGTATCGATACTGCTCTATGAAGTCAATTCTACTTTTAAAGATTCAGCTATATATTCAGCAAACCCAAGATACATTACGAATACCCTAGACAGTTTAAAAACGTTTAAATTAGACAATCTAAAAGCTGGGAAATACTTATTAGTTGCATTAAAAGATCGCAACAACAACAATAAATTCAATCCAAAAGAAGAAAAAATTGGGTTTATTAAACATTACATCAACATTCCGAATGATACTATATTCGAATTAGAGTTATTCAAGGAAACGCTTCCTTTTAAATCTTTCAAACCAAGTCAAGCATCCGGAAACCGAATGATTATGGGTTATGAAGGAAAAAAAATCACCTCTGACAGCAAACCAAAAATCACATTAAAAAACGGCAAAACGATTATTCCAACTCTCATTACTCAGTTACCAAAAAAAGATTCGATTCAAATATGGTTTAAACCAATGAAAGCCGATTCTTTAAATATCAATGTAACCAAAGACAAGTTTACAACTGATTATCCTTTTAAAATAAAAGAACTAAAAGCCGATACGCTAAGCATTTCTTCAATGCAGAATAACACTCTAAATTTCAGGGACAGATATACCCTGGAGACTACTACTCCACTCACAAAGGTTGACAATTCTAAAATTAAACTTACTAATAAGCTAGGTGTTTCTGTGGATTTCACCACTCAAAAAGATGAATTCAACCAGCGATTATACCTGGATTTCAAGAAAGAGGTGGATGAAAAATATACTTTTTCGTTTTTACCAGGTGCTTTTACTGACTTTTTCGAACAATCAAACGACAGCCTAACATATAAAATAACCACAAAAAACACAACTGATTATGGAAACCTTAGAGTAACGCTTCAAAACGTAAAACATTTTCCAGTCATTGTTGAATTGACAAACGATAAAGGAGAAGTTATCGCTTCAGAATATTCTGAAGAAAACACTACTATCGATTTCAATCTACTGGAGCCTGCTCTTTTTACTCTTCGACTCATTTATGACGAGAATAAGAACAAAGAATACGATCCTGGAAATTATTTAG